A region of Thermococcus barossii DNA encodes the following proteins:
- a CDS encoding DUF1102 domain-containing protein, translating to MEECTMKKILALGMLGLMIAAAFALGTSATFRDYRVQRSSHIAVVPDDDELIDLTPVQPYAYINDGGQLVIDFSENNPNWPGHDDPDWAEYQGELEGYNGKGIGLSPQSRYNFDHVFNVSNHLWENKVIVVEVISSDSGKISFYDPGERMHSTTGNAVPYNSDSAVGDVCFYLAPGEALGVGMEIAAGNSLGDYDVTITVKAWPADNAPIDCNAPLPPEVG from the coding sequence ATGGAGGAATGTACCATGAAGAAAATTTTGGCCCTCGGTATGCTGGGGCTGATGATCGCGGCGGCCTTTGCACTAGGCACCAGTGCGACCTTCAGGGACTACCGTGTCCAGAGGAGCTCACACATTGCAGTCGTTCCAGACGACGATGAGCTCATTGACCTGACACCTGTCCAGCCCTATGCGTACATAAATGACGGAGGGCAACTTGTTATTGACTTCTCAGAGAACAACCCGAACTGGCCCGGACACGACGACCCAGATTGGGCCGAGTACCAGGGTGAGCTCGAAGGATACAACGGCAAGGGAATAGGCCTGAGCCCCCAGAGCAGGTACAACTTTGATCACGTTTTCAACGTGAGCAACCACCTGTGGGAGAACAAGGTAATAGTCGTTGAGGTAATCTCCTCAGACTCAGGCAAGATCTCATTCTACGACCCGGGAGAAAGAATGCACAGCACTACTGGTAATGCAGTTCCGTACAACTCGGACAGCGCTGTTGGAGATGTCTGCTTCTACCTAGCACCCGGGGAAGCCCTCGGTGTTGGAATGGAGATAGCAGCAGGTAACAGCCTAGGAGACTACGACGTAACTATAACCGTCAAAGCCTGGCCGGCAGACAACGCCCCCATAGACTGTAACGCACCACTTCCACCGGAGGTCGGTTGA
- a CDS encoding DUF7344 domain-containing protein: protein MGATTTILGNDRRMLMIEYLKEKEGHAELRELVEYIAEREGDTDRKHRKSVYVSLVQTHIPKLEREGVITFNHGIVTLLKIPDDVTVYMEVVNKHDISWSTFYMGTSLIFIIAGWYLGSMPLLLAAIVYLVISLIHHNRVKRLF from the coding sequence ATGGGTGCGACAACCACGATACTCGGAAACGACAGGAGAATGTTGATGATAGAGTATCTCAAGGAGAAGGAAGGGCACGCAGAGCTTAGGGAGCTTGTTGAGTACATAGCTGAAAGAGAAGGAGACACGGATCGGAAGCACAGGAAAAGCGTCTACGTCAGCCTGGTTCAGACGCACATCCCCAAACTGGAAAGGGAGGGCGTCATAACCTTCAACCACGGCATCGTCACGCTCTTGAAGATTCCGGACGATGTTACCGTCTACATGGAGGTAGTCAACAAGCACGATATAAGCTGGAGCACCTTCTACATGGGGACGTCGTTAATATTCATCATAGCAGGCTGGTACCTAGGCAGCATGCCTTTATTGCTGGCTGCCATCGTGTATCTGGTCATAAGCCTGATACACCACAACCGAGTAAAGAGGCTGTTTTAG
- a CDS encoding glycosyltransferase, whose translation MRVEGSPLRISVIVPTYNERENLEELFDRISRALDGYDYEIIIVDDDSPDGTWEFAQRLGERYPVRVIRRTREKGLSSAVIRGFKEASGDVFVVMDADLQHPPEVIPELLKAIEDGADVAIASRYVPRGGVRNWYWYRKLISKGAIMIGRLALPKIRDVKDPVSGFFALKRQVVEGVNLNPVGFKILMEILIKGKYKRVAEVPFTFGLRKAGESKLGTKTMLNYLRHVYRLMRWEGELDRLLKFTLVGLSGVFVNEGFLWLFVSGFGWDKILANVPATELAILNNFTWNDLWTFRDLKKKPLWRRLLTFHIAALTGAVVQWLIYAGLVYLGLYYLIANLIGIVVSFVVRFLVNRHVTWG comes from the coding sequence ATGAGGGTGGAGGGAAGCCCCTTGAGAATCAGCGTGATAGTTCCCACCTACAACGAAAGGGAGAACCTTGAGGAGCTCTTCGATAGAATCAGCAGGGCGCTTGATGGTTACGATTACGAGATAATAATTGTCGACGATGATTCCCCCGACGGAACCTGGGAGTTTGCCCAGCGGCTGGGTGAGAGGTACCCCGTCAGGGTGATACGCCGTACCCGGGAGAAGGGCCTCTCCTCTGCCGTTATAAGGGGCTTTAAAGAGGCCTCTGGCGATGTCTTTGTTGTCATGGACGCCGATCTTCAGCATCCCCCGGAGGTTATTCCCGAGCTCCTGAAGGCCATCGAAGACGGTGCCGATGTGGCCATCGCAAGCAGGTACGTCCCGAGGGGAGGCGTGAGGAACTGGTACTGGTACAGAAAGCTAATCTCCAAGGGTGCGATAATGATAGGTCGCCTCGCACTGCCCAAAATAAGGGATGTTAAAGACCCCGTGAGCGGCTTCTTTGCCCTCAAACGGCAGGTCGTTGAGGGTGTGAACCTGAATCCGGTTGGCTTCAAAATTCTGATGGAGATTCTCATCAAGGGTAAGTACAAAAGAGTCGCAGAGGTTCCGTTCACCTTCGGTCTCCGGAAGGCCGGCGAAAGCAAGCTCGGTACCAAGACCATGCTGAACTACCTCAGACACGTTTACAGGCTCATGCGCTGGGAGGGAGAGCTGGACAGGCTCCTCAAATTCACCCTCGTTGGCCTCTCAGGCGTTTTCGTCAACGAGGGTTTTCTGTGGCTCTTTGTCTCAGGCTTTGGCTGGGATAAGATACTCGCCAACGTTCCGGCGACCGAGCTGGCAATACTGAACAACTTCACATGGAACGACCTCTGGACGTTCAGAGACCTCAAGAAAAAACCCCTCTGGCGGAGGCTCCTCACGTTTCACATAGCGGCTTTGACTGGTGCAGTTGTCCAGTGGCTCATTTACGCCGGCCTCGTTTACCTGGGGCTGTACTATCTCATCGCCAACCTGATCGGCATAGTAGTTTCGTTCGTCGTGCGCTTCCTCGTCAACAGACACGTGACCTGGGGTTAG
- a CDS encoding RAD55 family ATPase, producing the protein MYVGELLKSLDRVSTGVPGLDDLIGGGFIPGRVYLIVGPPGSGKTTFGIQFLIEGAKNEEKGLFISLLEHPKIITQDMLRYNFGLLTHLKSKRILFYDMGESIFGAGRRFTWSEIFENILRIIEAEGVKRVVIDSFTSLEYSVLDPEHKRMALGRFIRKLHERGVTCLIVAEMMSSENYTEDYYLTDGVIVLHHFMRNYQMVRALQVLKMHGVAHDSNLKKLRFTEEGLRVYPEAPF; encoded by the coding sequence ATGTACGTAGGGGAACTCCTCAAGAGTCTTGACAGGGTTTCAACCGGCGTTCCGGGGCTCGACGATTTAATCGGTGGGGGCTTTATTCCCGGGAGAGTGTACCTGATCGTTGGCCCCCCTGGGAGTGGAAAAACGACCTTCGGAATTCAGTTTTTGATTGAGGGCGCCAAAAACGAGGAGAAGGGGCTGTTCATATCCCTTCTGGAGCACCCAAAGATAATAACCCAGGACATGCTCCGCTACAACTTCGGCCTTCTGACCCACCTCAAGTCGAAGAGGATACTCTTCTACGACATGGGAGAGAGCATCTTCGGCGCCGGAAGGAGGTTCACCTGGAGCGAGATATTTGAGAACATACTCAGGATCATCGAGGCAGAGGGCGTCAAGAGGGTGGTTATAGACTCGTTCACGTCCTTGGAGTACTCGGTTCTCGACCCCGAACACAAGAGGATGGCACTGGGCAGGTTCATAAGAAAGCTCCACGAGAGAGGAGTTACGTGCCTCATAGTGGCGGAGATGATGAGTTCCGAGAACTACACTGAGGACTACTACCTTACTGACGGCGTTATAGTCCTCCACCACTTCATGAGGAACTATCAGATGGTCAGGGCCCTTCAGGTTCTGAAGATGCATGGTGTTGCCCACGACAGCAACCTCAAGAAGCTCCGCTTCACCGAGGAGGGCCTCAGGGTTTATCCAGAGGCACCGTTCTGA